The DNA segment ataaaaaggtaattatattgatatttttaaaaaaaaattccattgAGTTTTtaccaagaaaaaaatattcaattgaGTCAAAGTCAACATTAGTCAATGGCCCTAAAAATATCATGTTTTCCATATCAGCCAAGCGTTAGCTGCCAAAGCTTTACTCTCTTTCCTTGCGTCCTGCTTGGCAGGCTCCAAaaccaaattattatttatataaatacaaattcaTTATCTCTTTGATCCACAAACATTCAATCTcacaattttaagaaaaaaaaaaaacaagaactgAGAAGTTTCTACTTGGCTCTTACAAAACCCATTTCTTGTTTTCTCAGCAGCCAAATCATGGGAACTTCTGGTGTAGCCGCCGCTTCTAAGCTCcatatcttcttcttcccttACATGGCTCATGGCCACATGATACCAACTCTTGACATGGCCAAGCTCTTCGCCACCAAAGGAGCTAAGTCAACGATCCTCACCACTCCTCTCAACTCAAAGCTCTTCGAGAAACCCATCAACTCATTCAACGACGAGAATCCTGAACTCGAAGACATCAAACTTCAGATCCTCAACTTTCCTTGTACAGAGCTAGGCTTACCCGAAGGATGCGAGAACACCGACTTCATCTTCTCTAACCATGACCTAACCAAAGGTAACTTGAATATGAAGTTTTTACTAGCAATGGAATATTTCAAAGAGCAGTTAGAAGAGCTTCTCGAGACAGTGAAACCAGACTGTCTCGTCGGCAACATGTTCTTCCCTTGGGCGACCAAAGTAGCTGAGAAGTTTAATGTACCTAGACTTGTCTTCCACGGCACAGGCTACTTCTCTTTATGTGCTTCTCATTGCCTAAGGCTCCACAAGCCTTACAAGAACGTAGCTTCTAGCTCTGAGCCCTTTGTGATCCCTGAGCTACCAGGAGACGTTGTCATTACAGATGAACAGGTgatagagaaagaagaagaatctgTCATGGGGAAGTTTATGAAGGACATTAGAGATTCAGAGAGAGATAGCTTTGGTGTGTTGGTGAACAGCTTCTACGATCTTGAACCTGCTTATGCCGATTTTTTCAAGACCCATGTGGCCAAACGGGCTTGGGACATCGGTCCGCTTTCTTTAGGGAACAGAGAGTTCAAGGAGAAAGCAGAGAGGGGCAAAAAGGCTAGCATTGATGAGCATGAGTATTTGAAATGGCTTGACTCCAAGAGATGTGAATCTGTTATTTACTTGTCCTTTGGAACCATGTCTAGCTTCGACGACGAGCAGCTGATTGAGATTGCAGCTGGCTTGGAGATGTCAGGACATGATTTTGTATGGGTGGTTAACAGAAGTGGTAGCCAAGGTACGTATCAtagaaatttagtttttttattcgTACCAGTTCTAGTTctagtttgagtaatagaataatgttaataaaaaataaaataatatattttgtgttcTGACTAAACAACATGTGTCGGGTGTGAATAGGGGAGAAGGTAGAGTGGTTACCAGAGGGGTTTGAAGAGAGGACCAAAGGACAAGGACTGATAATACGTGGATGGGCGCCACAAGTGCTTATACTAGACCACCAAGCAATAGGAGGCTTTTTGACACATTGTGGATGGAACTCACTTCTAGAAGGTGCAGCATCAGGCCTACCAATGGTGACATGGCCCATTGGAGCTGAGCAGTTCTACAACGAGAAGTTGGTAACACAAGTGTTGAAAACAGGAGTGAGTGTGGGAGTAAAGAAGATGGTGAAAGGTTCGGGAGATTTCATTAGCAGAGAGAAAGTTGATATAGCGGTAAGGGAAGTGATGGTTGGAGATGAGATGAGGAAACGGGCTAAGCAGTTAGCTGTTATGGCTAAAGATGCGGTGAGAGAAGGAGGGTCTTCAGATCTTGAGGTGAACAGGTTGATGGATGAGCTTAAGT comes from the Brassica rapa cultivar Chiifu-401-42 chromosome A01, CAAS_Brap_v3.01, whole genome shotgun sequence genome and includes:
- the LOC103841605 gene encoding UDP-glycosyltransferase 73B1, which encodes MGTSGVAAASKLHIFFFPYMAHGHMIPTLDMAKLFATKGAKSTILTTPLNSKLFEKPINSFNDENPELEDIKLQILNFPCTELGLPEGCENTDFIFSNHDLTKGNLNMKFLLAMEYFKEQLEELLETVKPDCLVGNMFFPWATKVAEKFNVPRLVFHGTGYFSLCASHCLRLHKPYKNVASSSEPFVIPELPGDVVITDEQVIEKEEESVMGKFMKDIRDSERDSFGVLVNSFYDLEPAYADFFKTHVAKRAWDIGPLSLGNREFKEKAERGKKASIDEHEYLKWLDSKRCESVIYLSFGTMSSFDDEQLIEIAAGLEMSGHDFVWVVNRSGSQGEKVEWLPEGFEERTKGQGLIIRGWAPQVLILDHQAIGGFLTHCGWNSLLEGAASGLPMVTWPIGAEQFYNEKLVTQVLKTGVSVGVKKMVKGSGDFISREKVDIAVREVMVGDEMRKRAKQLAVMAKDAVREGGSSDLEVNRLMDELKLVRMQKEQGTRT